Proteins encoded together in one Streptomyces sp. B1I3 window:
- a CDS encoding PH domain-containing protein, which yields MGAGEGTVRLRPPRNAPARRAVGWWRARCLLLTAAPAAVLGTLGAFVATARFWLWMPAAVLVAVGLSCAVLFPPWWFRTHRWEVTDEAVYVRTGVVLREWRIAPMSRIQTVDTVRGPLEQLFGLATVTVTTASAKGAVRIEGLGHETAADLAERLTRITQGTPGDAT from the coding sequence GTGGGGGCGGGGGAGGGGACGGTACGGCTCCGGCCGCCGCGGAACGCACCGGCCCGGCGGGCCGTCGGCTGGTGGCGGGCCCGGTGCCTGTTGCTGACGGCGGCCCCGGCGGCCGTTCTGGGCACCCTCGGCGCGTTCGTCGCCACGGCGAGGTTCTGGCTGTGGATGCCCGCGGCCGTGCTGGTGGCCGTCGGGCTGTCGTGCGCCGTCCTCTTCCCTCCCTGGTGGTTCCGCACGCACCGCTGGGAGGTCACCGACGAGGCGGTCTACGTGAGGACCGGGGTCGTCCTGCGGGAATGGCGGATCGCGCCGATGTCCCGCATCCAGACCGTGGACACCGTGCGCGGCCCGCTGGAACAGCTCTTCGGGCTGGCCACGGTCACCGTCACCACCGCCTCCGCCAAGGGAGCCGTGAGGATCGAGGGTCTCGGCCACGAGACGGCCGCGGACCTCGCCGAGCGGCTCACCCGGATCACCCAGGGCACGCCCGGTGACGCCACATGA
- the pgi gene encoding glucose-6-phosphate isomerase: protein MNAQSRTKLSQMPEWTALGKHREELGETHLRQLFADAPDRGKQYTLRVGDLHIDYSKHLVTDETLRLLRELAAATDVAGLRDAMFRGEKINTTEDRAVLHTALRAPRGAVVEVDGENVVPAVHAVLDRMAAFSDRIRAGEWTGHTGKPIKNIVNIGIGGSDLGPAMAYEVLRSFTDRSLTVRFVSNVDGADLHEAVQGLDPAETLFVVASKTFTTIETITNATSARDWLLTELRAGQDAVAKHFVALSTNAEKVADFGIDTANMFEFWDWVGGRYSYDSAIGLSLMIAIGPDRFREMLDGFHLVDEHFRTAPAEENAPLLLGLLGIWYGQFFDAQSHAVLPYSHYLSKFTAYLQQLDMESNGKSVDRDGNPVEWETGPVVWGTPGTNGQHAYYQLIHQGTKIIPADFIGFAAPVHDLLPGLIGQHDLLMANFFAQTQALAFGKTPEEVRAEGVPEELVPHKTFRGNHPTTTILADRLTPSVLGQLIALYEHKVFVQGAVWNIDSFDQWGVELGKVLAKKIEPVLTEGTGGEGLDSSTAALVATYRTLRGR from the coding sequence GCATCTGCGGCAGCTGTTCGCGGACGCGCCGGACCGGGGGAAGCAGTACACCCTCCGGGTCGGCGACCTCCACATCGACTACTCCAAGCACCTGGTCACCGACGAGACGCTGCGCCTGCTGCGTGAGCTCGCCGCCGCCACGGACGTGGCCGGGCTGCGGGACGCCATGTTCCGCGGCGAGAAGATCAACACGACCGAGGACCGTGCCGTCCTGCACACCGCGCTCCGTGCCCCGCGGGGCGCGGTGGTCGAGGTCGACGGCGAGAACGTGGTGCCGGCCGTGCACGCCGTCCTCGACAGGATGGCCGCCTTCTCCGACCGGATCCGGGCGGGCGAGTGGACCGGCCACACCGGGAAGCCGATCAAGAACATCGTCAACATCGGTATCGGCGGCTCCGACCTCGGACCCGCCATGGCGTACGAGGTGCTGCGCTCCTTCACGGACCGCTCGCTCACCGTCCGCTTCGTGTCGAACGTCGACGGCGCCGACCTGCACGAGGCGGTACAGGGCCTCGACCCGGCCGAGACGCTCTTCGTCGTCGCGTCCAAGACCTTCACGACGATCGAGACCATCACCAACGCCACCTCCGCCCGCGACTGGCTGCTCACCGAGCTGAGGGCCGGTCAGGACGCCGTCGCCAAGCACTTCGTGGCCCTGTCGACCAACGCGGAGAAGGTCGCGGACTTCGGCATCGACACGGCCAACATGTTCGAGTTCTGGGACTGGGTCGGCGGCCGGTACTCCTACGACTCGGCGATCGGCCTCTCGCTGATGATCGCCATCGGCCCCGACCGGTTCCGCGAGATGCTCGACGGCTTCCACCTCGTCGACGAGCACTTCCGTACCGCTCCCGCCGAGGAGAACGCCCCGCTGCTGCTGGGCCTGCTGGGCATCTGGTACGGCCAGTTCTTCGACGCCCAGTCGCACGCGGTGCTGCCCTACAGCCACTACCTGTCCAAGTTCACCGCGTACCTGCAGCAGCTGGACATGGAGTCCAACGGCAAGTCCGTGGACCGGGACGGCAATCCGGTGGAGTGGGAGACGGGCCCGGTCGTCTGGGGCACCCCCGGCACCAACGGGCAGCACGCCTACTACCAGCTGATCCACCAGGGCACCAAGATCATCCCGGCCGACTTCATCGGCTTCGCGGCCCCGGTCCACGACCTGCTGCCCGGGCTGATCGGCCAGCACGACCTGCTGATGGCCAACTTCTTCGCCCAGACCCAGGCCCTCGCCTTCGGTAAGACGCCCGAGGAGGTCCGCGCGGAGGGCGTGCCCGAGGAGCTCGTCCCGCACAAGACCTTCCGGGGCAACCACCCGACGACCACGATCCTCGCGGACCGTCTCACCCCGTCGGTGCTCGGCCAGCTGATCGCGCTGTACGAGCACAAGGTCTTCGTCCAGGGTGCCGTGTGGAACATCGACTCCTTCGACCAGTGGGGCGTCGAACTCGGCAAGGTCCTCGCCAAGAAGATCGAACCGGTCCTGACCGAGGGCACCGGCGGTGAGGGGCTGGACAGCTCCACCGCCGCGCTCGTGGCCACGTACCGCACACTGCGCGGTCGCTGA
- a CDS encoding PH domain-containing protein, which translates to MSTAADETGPAWERIHRRTVLATALVTAGVAVGAALPVVAGLSGRLGYPAAAGWALAGAVLLIGCAAAGDYVRWRRTRYRVGGARVELHTGLLLARRRSLARERIRSVDLTAHPLQRALGLVTVRIGTGEQTGGESTLELDPVGRAEGERLRRELLDRIAEAAPGTHREGELARLDPRWIRYAPVFFVVPVLGGAAAGGVMQVSEWVGAQGEVVEWVADRFRDTSPLRTVIVLVAAALAAGIAGALGLWAEMWWNYRLEREPGGTLRVRRGLFTARSLSVEERRLRGVDLVEPLGVRLVGAARVDAVTTGLAKDEEAHKADHNTLLPAAPRAFADAVAAEVLREPVAPTGAPLTTHPPAARGRRLRRALAAALAPVLVLAVPGALLTPVLMWIALGCALVCLPLAVALGLDAYRSLGHTLSGGYLVTRSGTFRRSTAALRRDGVIGWTVRQSYVQRRAGLLDVTATTAAGAGAYTAYDTDASEGLVFAADAVPGLLEPFLERG; encoded by the coding sequence ATGAGCACCGCCGCCGACGAGACCGGTCCCGCGTGGGAGCGGATCCACCGGCGGACGGTCCTGGCCACCGCGCTCGTGACGGCGGGGGTGGCGGTGGGCGCCGCCCTCCCGGTCGTGGCGGGGTTGTCCGGACGGCTGGGATATCCCGCCGCCGCCGGATGGGCGCTGGCCGGGGCCGTGCTCCTCATCGGCTGTGCCGCCGCGGGGGACTACGTACGGTGGCGGCGCACCCGGTACCGCGTCGGCGGTGCACGGGTCGAGCTGCACACCGGGCTCCTTCTGGCCAGACGCCGCTCCCTGGCCCGTGAGCGGATCCGCAGCGTCGACCTGACCGCTCACCCACTGCAGCGGGCCCTCGGACTGGTCACGGTCCGTATCGGCACGGGCGAGCAGACCGGGGGGGAGTCCACGCTGGAACTCGACCCCGTCGGCCGGGCCGAGGGCGAGAGGCTGCGCCGTGAACTCCTCGACCGGATCGCCGAGGCGGCCCCCGGCACGCACCGCGAGGGCGAGCTGGCCAGACTGGACCCCCGCTGGATCCGCTACGCGCCGGTCTTCTTCGTCGTGCCCGTGCTCGGCGGCGCGGCGGCCGGAGGCGTCATGCAGGTCAGCGAATGGGTCGGGGCGCAGGGCGAGGTCGTCGAGTGGGTCGCCGACCGGTTCCGCGACACCTCCCCGCTCCGGACGGTCATCGTCCTGGTGGCGGCGGCGCTGGCCGCCGGGATCGCCGGAGCGCTCGGGCTCTGGGCCGAGATGTGGTGGAACTACCGGCTGGAGCGCGAACCGGGCGGCACCCTGCGGGTGCGGCGCGGACTGTTCACCGCACGCTCGCTCTCCGTCGAGGAACGGCGGCTGCGCGGGGTGGACCTGGTGGAACCCCTCGGCGTACGGCTGGTCGGCGCGGCCCGGGTGGACGCCGTCACCACGGGCCTGGCGAAGGACGAGGAAGCACACAAGGCCGACCACAACACCCTGCTGCCGGCCGCGCCCCGGGCATTCGCCGACGCGGTCGCCGCCGAGGTGCTGCGCGAGCCCGTCGCACCGACCGGCGCGCCGCTGACGACCCACCCGCCGGCCGCCCGTGGCAGGCGGCTGCGCCGGGCCCTCGCGGCGGCCCTCGCCCCTGTGCTGGTCCTGGCGGTGCCGGGCGCGCTGCTGACGCCCGTACTGATGTGGATCGCGCTCGGCTGCGCCCTCGTGTGCCTGCCGCTCGCCGTGGCGCTGGGCCTCGACGCCTACCGGTCCCTGGGGCACACGCTGAGCGGCGGATACCTCGTGACCCGGTCCGGGACTTTCCGACGCTCCACGGCGGCCCTCCGGCGCGACGGCGTGATCGGCTGGACCGTGAGGCAGTCGTACGTCCAGCGCCGGGCCGGGCTGCTGGACGTCACCGCCACGACGGCAGCCGGAGCGGGCGCCTACACGGCGTACGACACGGACGCCTCCGAAGGGCTGGTCTTCGCCGCCGACGCCGTGCCGGGGCTGCTGGA